In one window of Mesorhizobium sp. B2-1-1 DNA:
- a CDS encoding LacI family DNA-binding transcriptional regulator produces the protein MALDDQPAFPKPVTLRDVAAEAGVSVATASKALNDQGRMTAETRERIRETAQRLGFRPNSLAQSLLRRRSFTVGLLTNDTYGRFSLPLMSGISDALVDAGVSVFLCNVEEDPRLGQLHVEAMLDKRVDGIIATGKRIDRLLPVDLSNLRIPVIYAFTQPDPDAVAFVSDDAGGARLAVEHFCRLGRRRIAHVSGPASFAVVHARAQAYRDVLTENGLSGTEPLLGSWSEAWGHEAVARLFDGASERPDAVFCGNDQIARGVIDALRERGLDVPGDVGVIGFDNWEIVAEATRPPLTSVDMNLAALGREAGLTLLSLVGGKPAAPGIRKLPCRLVVRQSCGRLPDG, from the coding sequence ATGGCATTGGACGATCAGCCAGCCTTTCCCAAGCCCGTCACCTTGCGTGACGTGGCAGCCGAGGCTGGCGTCAGCGTCGCCACCGCCTCGAAGGCGCTCAACGACCAGGGCCGCATGACCGCCGAGACCCGCGAGCGCATCCGCGAGACCGCGCAGCGCCTCGGCTTCCGGCCCAACAGCCTGGCCCAGAGCCTGCTGCGGCGACGCTCCTTCACCGTTGGCCTGCTCACCAACGATACCTATGGCCGCTTCTCGCTGCCGCTGATGTCGGGCATTTCCGACGCGCTGGTCGACGCCGGCGTTTCGGTGTTCCTGTGCAATGTCGAGGAGGATCCGCGTCTCGGCCAGCTCCATGTCGAGGCCATGCTCGACAAGCGCGTCGACGGCATCATCGCCACCGGCAAGCGCATCGACCGTCTTCTGCCGGTCGATCTGTCCAATCTGCGCATTCCGGTGATCTATGCCTTCACCCAGCCCGATCCCGACGCCGTCGCCTTCGTCTCCGACGACGCTGGCGGCGCGCGGCTGGCAGTGGAGCATTTCTGTCGGCTCGGCCGCAGGCGCATCGCCCATGTCTCGGGACCGGCGAGCTTTGCCGTGGTGCACGCCAGGGCGCAGGCCTATCGCGATGTTCTGACCGAGAACGGCCTGTCGGGCACCGAGCCGCTGCTCGGCTCGTGGTCGGAGGCCTGGGGACACGAAGCCGTGGCGAGGCTGTTCGACGGCGCAAGCGAAAGGCCGGACGCCGTCTTCTGCGGCAACGACCAGATCGCGCGCGGCGTCATCGATGCCTTGCGCGAGCGCGGTCTCGACGTGCCCGGCGATGTCGGCGTCATCGGTTTCGACAATTGGGAGATCGTGGCCGAAGCGACGCGCCCGCCGCTGACCTCGGTCGACATGAACCTGGCTGCGCTCGGCCGCGAAGCGGGGCTGACCTTGCTTTCCCTGGTCGGCGGCAAGCCCGCCGCGCCAGGCATCCGGAAACTGCCGTGCCGGCTGGTGGTGCGTCAGTCCTGCGGCCGCCTGCCGGACGGCTGA
- a CDS encoding DUF1488 domain-containing protein, with the protein MSLTFPNRSRSYDEAGKRIRFVGYDGMFQISFSVAADAMTRMQPATAANEAGYLATFDTESSVIRDVASKAYDRTRKSMYVLTADDFR; encoded by the coding sequence ATGAGCCTGACCTTCCCCAACCGCAGCCGCAGCTACGACGAGGCCGGCAAGCGCATCCGGTTCGTCGGCTATGACGGCATGTTCCAGATTTCCTTCTCGGTCGCCGCCGATGCCATGACGAGGATGCAGCCGGCGACGGCAGCCAATGAAGCCGGCTATCTCGCCACCTTCGACACCGAGAGCAGTGTCATCCGCGACGTAGCGTCAAAGGCCTATGACCGCACGCGCAAGAGCATGTATGTGCTGACGGCCGACGACTTCCGCTGA
- the groES gene encoding co-chaperone GroES, with the protein MKFRPLHDRVVIRRAEGDIKSKGGIIIPDNAKEKPQEGEVIAVGPGARDENGALVPLDVKAGDLILFGKWSGTEVKIDGEDLLIMKEADIMGVIEKSVEAKKAA; encoded by the coding sequence ATGAAATTTCGGCCACTCCACGACCGCGTCGTCATCCGGCGCGCCGAAGGCGATATCAAATCCAAGGGCGGCATCATCATTCCCGACAATGCCAAGGAAAAGCCGCAGGAAGGCGAAGTGATCGCGGTTGGTCCCGGCGCCCGCGACGAAAACGGCGCACTTGTTCCGCTCGACGTCAAGGCCGGCGACTTGATCCTGTTCGGCAAATGGTCGGGCACGGAGGTCAAGATCGACGGCGAGGATCTTCTGATCATGAAGGAAGCCGACATCATGGGCGTTATCGAAAAGAGCGTCGAAGCCAAGAAGGCCGCCTGA